A stretch of DNA from Streptomyces spiramyceticus:
GACGCCAACACCGCCGCCTGGGCGGAGTGGCGCTTCGGCGCGGGACGCGGCGAGGACCACCTCGTCATGATCACGCTGGGCACCGGCATCGGCGGCGCGATCCTCGAAGACGGCCAGGTCAAGCGCGGCAAGTACGGCGTCGCCGGCGAATTCGGCCATATGCAGGTCGTGCCCGGCGGCCACCGCTGCCCGTGCGGAAACCGCGGCTGCTGGGAGCAGTACAGCTCCGGCAACGCGCTCGTCCGCGAGGCCCGCGAGCTCGCCGCCGCCGACTCCCCGGTCGCGTACAGCCTCATCGAGCGCGTCGGCGGCAACATCCACGAGATCACCGGACCACTGATCACCGAGCTCGCCCGCGAGGGCGACGCGATGTGCGTCGAGCTGCTCCAGGACATCGGCCAGTGGCTCGGCGTCGGCATCGCCAACCTCGCCGCCGCGCTCGACCCCTCCTGCTTCGTCATCGGCGGTGGCGTCAGCGCCGCCGACGACCTCCTCATCGGCCCGGCCCGCGACGCCTTCAAGCGCCACCTCACCGGCCGCGGCTACCGCCCCGAGGCCCGTATCGCCAAGGCCCAGCTCGGCCCCGAGGCCGGCATGGTCGGCGCCGCCGACCTCGCCCGCCTCGTCGCGCGCCGCTTCCGCCGCGCCAACCGCCGCCGCGTGGAGCGCTACGAACGCTACGAGCGCTACGCCCAGGCCATCCGCACCACGACCCAGGGACCCCAGTAATGACCCCGCACGTGCCCCGCCAGTCCACGTCCCCCGACGAGGGCGGCAACCCCGGACCCGCCGAGAACCGCCGCCACATGATCGCGCGCCGCTGGCTGACGGCGATCACCATCGTGCTGCTCATCGGCATTCCGGCGGGCTATCTGCTGATCTCCGCCGAGCAGAGCCGCGACAGCGGCCGCGACAAGGCGAAGGTGGCCTCCGCCACCGGTCTCACCGAGGGATTCCCCTCCAGGATGCATCGCCGTATCTACGACGTGCCGATCCCGAACGCGGGCAAGGACGTCGCGTTCTACGAGACGAACAACTGGAAGACCAGCCGCTTTTACGTCCAGTTCCGCACGATACCGGCGGACTTCGACTGGTTCCTGAATGACCTCGGGATCAACCGCGCCGCCCTCAAGGACGACCGCATCACCATCGGCAAACGGGACGCCGAGATCGCCGGCTGGACCTTCGACCCCAGCCGCGACTGGGCAGGAACCACGGTCAGGCAGAAGGCCCCGCAGCCCACCGTCGACATCACCGTCGACCGCACCGACCCGGCCCGCCCCTTCGTCTACGTCGTCTCCACCGCCACCCCGTGACCCCCTGGCGACGCCCCCCTTATGGACGGCCGCTCGCCCGTCGCTAATCTGGAGCGAGTGAGCCAAGAGACTGACACGAAGCCCCCGCAGCCCCTGCAGTACCGTTTCGACGGTCCTGAGGACGCCCCCGTCCTGATCCTGGGCCCCTCGCTGGGTACGACCTGGCACAGGTAGGCGGAACCGTCTACTAGCGTCCACGTGGTCCAGATCGACGCCGTTCACGCTGGTGGGGCCTTTGTGGTCCAGGTGCGTCGACGGTGTTGGTGACAGCGACGTGACACGTGATGGTCACTGAGGCCCCCGCCGGGCAGGTGCTGGCAGAGGGTCTCAGTGTTCCTCAGCGGTGAGGTCTGCTCCTCGCTCCTGCTGCGGCGTCTGCGAACGCCTCGATTGCCCGCAGCGGGCGGCGCAGCCGCAGGGCAACCTACTGAGGATCGGCCCGATCTCCGGCACGTTGGTGCCCTGCCCTCGTAGCGCACGCAGCCGTGTAGTCGCCCCGTCCATCGTGATGAAGGGAGTGCTGTAGCTGTAGCACGAGCAGATCGATGGCGCATTCTCCTTCGACACCGACCACTACGTCTTGGAGGCGAAATGGTGGAAGGACGCTGTCGGCCGCCGGGAGCTGGATGTCTTCAAGACCAACGTCGAACGCAAGGGCAAGAACACACTCGGCCTGTACAGCAGCATCAGTGGATTCACCGCAGACGCTCTGGCGGTCACTGCTTCGGGCTGCCGGCGTCAAGTACGAGCTGGCTGCGGAAGGCGAGGACCTCGGACGCCTGGCCGCCGTCACCGACGACGCCCGCAGCCAACTGTGATGCACCACGCCCTCAACGACAGCCGCTCCCGCAGGCAGCGGGCGGTTGACGTGAACCATCCCCGCGGCCGAATTGCATCGCCATACGCTTCTCCTATGAAGCCGAGCGACTTCTTCATCCAGATACCGGACGACAACTGGAACATGCACGACGAGTTCGACTCGAAGCTCGCCCAGCAGTTGCGTCAGGGTGAGCTGGAGGATCACAGCGACCTGGAGGCGGGGTACGCGCTCGCGCGGCTCGTGAAGTCGGAGCTGACGGCCTACGGCACTGACCAGAGTCAGAAGAAGCTCACAGACGAAGCCAGTGCACTGGCCATCCGCGCGCTCAAGGCCGTCTTGCGTCGCCTCGATGTCCCCTTCGATCCGCCGTTCAACGACTTCGACGGGTGGCACGGATACTGGAGCGCTCAAGGCATGACACATGGTGGCTCGTGGGCGCTGCGTCGCGGGTACATCAACGAGCTCTTCACTCCGGTGCTCGCCAAGTTGGAGGAGTTGGAGGACTCAGCGTCGGACACTCTGGGCTTCCGGGGAGTGGACGGCGAGATGAAGAACGTCATCTTCGCGTCCACCAGCTACAAGCCTGAGATCATCCTTCGCGATGCCATCAGCAACACCATCGAGGTCGTGTCCAACGCCGATACCTGCCTCGTCTACAACCGCGCGCTCACTCGCGCTGGTCTGACGTGGGGTGAGCTGACCTTCTGGTGGCGGCAGGAGCAAAATCTCGACTCAGCGACGGACGTCGAGGTACAGCAACACCTCTTCCGTAGGTTGTTGGCTTCCCTGGGGAGCCCGCCGGAGGAGTTGCTATTCCGTACCTACTGCGAGCGCTACGTCAAGGAAGACGGCGGGAATCTGCCCGCACTCCTCCCGCAGGTGTACCTGCACTACGACCCGCTTACCCGCAGGCAGCGCCGAGCGCTCAACAAGCCGGACCGTCTCAACCGTGAACGCATGGACTTTCTGCTCATGCTGCCGAGTGGTGCACGCGTCGTCCTTGAGGTGGACGGAGTCCAGCACTACTCGGTCGGCCCCGATGACGATAGAAGGCCCTCGCCCCAGCTGTACGGCGAGATGATGGCGGAGGACCGAGCCTTGCGACTGCGCGGTTACGAGGTCTTCAGGTTCGGAGGTCATGAACTCATGAGCGATAGCGCGCCAGACATGTTGCGCGAGTTCTTCACCGCGCTCGACGAGCGGTTCGGCTCAACGCAGTCAGCCCGCCCGCGGTAGCCGTTGGTTCGAGCTGAGCTAGGACGCGGGGCCGGCGCACGGTGAGTCGACGGCATCCAGGGCGCCTACGGTCCGATATGTCACGCGACAGCCAGACGGTTCACCAACTCGCCCTGGTAGCAGTCGTTTTCCGCCCTCGACCCTCCATCTCCATCCATACTGCTTCGGTGTACACCTTCCGCCACGCAGACACCGATACGAGTCCAGATCGTCCCCAGGCGACCACGTGGGAGGAGTACCGGTCTTGATTGCTGCCCCGGTGGAGGAGCCTTCTGGATTCCTCTCCCAGTGAGCGGGAGATGCAAGAGTTCTTGGAGCTGCACCCCTGCTTCCTCCCTGGCGCAACGGACAACATCGGCCCGGGAGGCCATCACGGGCCCTCGTTCTCCGCCGTGATTCGACAGCCTCCACTGAAGGGTCTTGGTCCAACGCGCGTCCCAGACTTCATGTGGGTCCGGCGGGACACAGGAGCCATCCGGCCGATCTGCATCGAGATTGAGAGCCCTCGGAAGACGTGGTTCAACAAGGGGTCGAGGACACCGACCGCCGAGTTGACGCAGGCGATCGACCAACTCACGGAGTGGAAGGTCTGGTTCTCGTCTCCAGAGAACCAGCTCATTTTTGCGAAGACATACGCCCCCAGGTGCTCGCACCGCCCGGTTGAGCCTCAGTTCGTCCTCGTCTACGGGCGAGACTCGGAGTTCCGTGCAGCGACGTCACCTCACGACAATCCCGACTACATGAGGCAGAAGCGCGACCACATGCCTCGGGATCGCGAGCACTACTACACCTACGACCAGTTGGCTCCGGAGCGAGAAGCAGCGGACTACGCCACCCTCACGTACCAAGTGGACGCATGGAGCTTGCACTCCGTACCGCCAACTTTCTCAACGGGCTACCACATCACGGACATGGGCGAGGCCATCCGTGATCCCTCAGAAGGGCTATCGCGACCGGACCTCATGAGCCCGGAGCGAAGGGCGTACATCGTCGAGCGCTGGGAGTACTGGCGCAAAATTGCATTCTCAAGACATGACTACTTCATCGCCGTTGGTCGCGAGTAGTCGCGATCACCGACCTCATGGCGCCACCGAAATCCGTGCCCTTCTAAGGGACATGGCCGGGCGCCAGATTGGTGGTCCAGTTCTAGCTTGCGGGAAGCCGCACTTCTCAGCTAGCCGAAGGCGAGGGCTGCTCACTGGTCACTCGAACGATCTTGAATATCGCCATGCTCACCAAGATCGGCGAGGCGCTGTCGCCGATGGGGTGGTCGTCGATCGTACCCGAGTAGACGGCGAGGTTCTTGGCCTTCAGCTCGTTCAGAAGTTCGGTGATCCCACGCTGAGCATCTCGTACTGCTGCGCGGGACCTTGCCTCCACGTCGCCGGAGATCTCAAGCCAGTCCGTGAACGTTTGGACAACGCCGTCTATGAGGTCCTCTTCCTCCTCGGTGCAACCATCCGGCTCGACCGCTGGCAACCAAGCAAGGGAGATGGAAAGGATCGGCCAGAGATCTCGGCCCGTCTGCATGTGGCTGAGCTGTACGACTTGAGGCTTCTCCGGAAGCTTCGGCCTGGGCTCGGCCGCCGAAATGACATCGATGATCCTGTCGACCTGCTCCCGCTTGAGCTTGCTGATCTCATCGGCGAGCATCTTGAGCCCCCACACCTCGATGATGACAGCGGGGTGCAACGGGCGAAGCTCGTTGTCGATGAACTGGTCGACCTCGCCCGGCAGCGTGTCGTTGGTGAGGAAGCGCCACACCCTCACGTTCCGATGCTCCTGGAGGCATCCCTCCAAATCACCGCGAATCTTCGCCTTGGTCTTGTCGATCCGCTCACCGCGTGTGGCGTGTGCTGCGAAGAACACCCGGGCCTTCGCGCAGTAGCCATCGTTCTTAGTGTCGCCCTTCGGCCCGGCCGCCCGCACTGGCTGGTAGTCACTGGGGTATAGCTCCAGGCCGAGGCGATCCATGCAGTCCTGGAAGGCGTTGCCCTCCAGGCGAAGGAGCTGACCTTCAACGAGCTTTCGCAGCGAGTTGTGATCCACGGCAGCTATTACCCCACAGCTCCTACGCAGTGCGCAGCTGGGTTGTGGGGATCACGGGGGCGGGGGCGGCTCGAGGAGGGTAGACCTGTTGCGAAATCGTCCGTTGCCTCAAGCGCTATGCCGCTCGGGAGGTCTTCCACCTGGTCGGACAGCTACAGCCAGGACCCCGCTCATAGGGGCTGTGGAACCCCCGCTGGTCAGGTGGCGACGGGGGTTCCTGTGTTCGGGGACAGCCTTTGGGATGGTGGAGCCCCGCCGCATCCACCTGGCGGGGCTCTGTGACGTGAGGGGGACATGGTCCATGACCTCACGTGTCAGGCGGCACGCATGGTGCGACAGCAAGTTCCCGATCGCGAGCGACGGAATGAACCGCCGCCGACCAAACCCGCGGGCCAGCGGTCTCGAGGAAGTCCGCTGCCGTACCGCGCCCCGATAGGGGCGCGGGGGACTGTGCGACTAGTTACGGACGACCCGCAGATTGCGCATCGGTCTTCCAGCGGAGGGCTCTAGTACATGCTGGGCAAGGTGAACCGCAGCCGCAACGCATTGCCCACCAGGCGGTACCCCGCGAGCCCGGGTGCCCCGAAAGGGTTGGGCAATGGCGTAATGCGGCGACGGGCGCCGTCCAGCACATGGGAGACGTACACGATGATGTACGTCTCGTCGGGCTTGAGGGCGCGTGCGCGGTCGACCTCGGACTCGCCCAACTGAATCTCTCCGTCGGCGCCCGTGGACGCCTTGGCCTCGAAGTACAGGGTCCGCTCGGGGGTGGTGATACGGAAGTCATAGCCGAGCCGGTCGTCCCCGATGCCATCCGGATAGACGTGCGAACGCAGGCCGGAGCGCCACGACTCCTGCTCCGGCACGCCATAGTGGCGGTGCAGCCACGCGCCGACGACCTTCTCCCCGGCGAGGCCGATGGCCAGTTTCGTCGCGGGATCCACCGGAGCCACCGTGTAACCCTCACTGCTTTCGCCGCGCTCCCTCCGGGACCGGGGGATCGTCGGCGGCAGCGAGGCCAACGGCGTCGGTGAGACGGCAAGTTGGTCCTCGGTCACATCGGCTGCCACCTCGCGGGCCAGCGTACGCAGGTCGTCCCGGCCGATGGGCAGGCGCTTTCCGCTGAGCACCACATGAGGGCCTGCGGCGAGCGGCCGCGCTCCCGTGACGAGGCCCGGCGGCACGCTTTGTCCGGCGGCCTGGGATGGGTCCAGGCCCAGGTCGGCGGAGGGGTAGGTGAGGGGCATGCCGTCAGGCCAGTAGCCGTGGTCGCTCAACCAGCGCGTCAGCCGCTGCTTGCGCAGCCGCTCGAAGTCGAGGAGTCCCTGCGCGTCCATGGCCCGCGCGACCTCCTCAACGGAGGGGAGCCCGTGCGCCCGTCCGCCGTCACCATGGAGGCGTACCCATGTGTCCAGGAGAGCGCGCAGCCGCGGAAGTTGCTCGTGCAGGACTCCCATGGATGCGTCGCGAAGCTCAGCAACGGGCCGTGTGGAGGCGCCGTCCTTGCCCGGCTGCTTGCTCTGCGCAGGGGACAGGGTGGGCAAGTGAGCGCGGGCCCACGCTTCCGCGTGCGCACAGAAGACATCGATCGGCACATTCCAGTAGATGTCGAGCCACTCCGGTGCCGACTCAAGACCTGGTAGCTCGCGTAGCTTGACGTATACCTCAAGCGCTGACCCGGCTCGATACGCGGGGATGAACGCATCGCGTACGCGATCGACGAGACCGGCCCGGTTCTGCTGTAGCCAATGCGCGAACTGGCGTGCGTGACCTGCTCTGTTGTGCACGGGCGCCAGGCCGAGGCTCCGCCACGCGCGGTTGGCGTCGGTCAGCTCGACGCCGAGCGTGGTGAGCCTGCGCTGCCAGTCGTCGTCATCTATGAGGCGCATCAGCGTGCGGGCGGTTTTGGGGTCCACCTGTGAGGCCAGCCAGTCGTGGAGCTGAGCGCGATCGTGGAATGTCTCCTGCCGGCGTTGGAGTTCCTCGGCGTGTGCGGCATCCACGCAGGCCAGGAGCGGGACGAGGCGAGCGCTGCCGGAGCGAACAGAGGATCGGTCGGAGAGCACGGCCTCCAGCTTGCCCACGGGGACGCGGAGGACGTCCGCGAGGTCCACGTCACCGACGTCTCCCGGCTCGGCGCATCGCTGGGCTAGCTTGAAGAGGGTCAGTTGAAGACGCTCGCTAAGAACCGGAGCCCCTACGAGGACTGCCACCGCGGGGGCCGCGTACTGCAGGATCTCCCACTCCGGAGCCTGACCACCGTCGGGGTGGACCGTCACGACGAGCCCCTGTTCTGGTGTCGCCTGGAACAGCGACCGCTCCGCCGTCTCGCTGGGCACGGCGTGACCGTCGACATACTGAACCGTGTGCGTGGCCCGCACGAGCCGGCAGGCGCCGATCCGCCGCGTGATCAAAGCGGGCGAGACATCCGTGAGCCGCCAGGCCCGCTCGGCATCGAACTCCACGAGCCCTGCCACCAGCGTCGCCAGCCAGGGCCCCGCGACCTCCGTCAGTGGATCACCGGAGGCATCGTCCAAGGGCAGCCCGTCCGCAAGGACCTCCACCACGGCTGCACTAGTCCGGCAGGTGGGGAAGGAAGTGCGACGACGCAGATAGGAGTTGACGCGATCCGCAAGGAGTCCGGCGCCGATCGGTAGCACGGGGACAGCGACGGCATCGAGGAGCCTGCGCTCGATGGCACCCTGATCGTCGGGGACGTATACGGTCTCGGGCTGGTGGTCCTCATCGGCAAGACCGTCCTTCGGTACTGCTTCGTCCTGCTCCGCACTCCGTTCCCGCTCCAGTTCTGTCCGCTCTCCGACCGCTTCGAGTGCGCCCTCACACGAGACCACAAGGTCGGTGACCTCCCCGAAGGCCGTGGGCGCCGGCCCGTGCGCGGGCAGCAGATCGCCCCACGCCTTCTCGTTGGCCTTGCGGACCAGATGGCCGAGCCGCCCGTGCCGCAGGCTCGGTGTGGACAAGACCAGCTCGGCCAGGTGATCGAGCCGGGCGAGTGCGGTCTCCGGATCGTCCCAACTGCGCACCCCCAGTAGGGCAAGGCGCACGCGGACGCGATCCGTGGCCCGCGCGAGCAGGGAGGCGGGTGCCGTGGTGAGGTACTCGGGCGGCGCACCCTCGCCCGACCACCACCACGCGCTGCTCGCATCCGCGAAGCGGGACGCAGCGGTCTGCCCAGCCTCGGGACGAGGGTCTTGCTGCGGGATCCAGGGCGCTTGAGCGAGGAACCCCGCCAGCGGCGTCGGCCAGCGCGTGCCGTGCCGGTCGGAACCGCCGGTGTAGGTCGTCTCCAGGACGGTGTCCGGCCAGGAGCTGAGACCATGGAGGATCAGCTCCGCGTACAGCTTGCGGCTGTCGTCGTCAAAGTCCCCGTAGTCGCTTTGGCCGGGCAGCGTGCACAGCGACTGCTGCGGGTGGTAGGACACCGTGCTGTAGAGCTCCCGCCGGCCCGACCAGTGGACCGCTGTCCAACGCCAGTTGAGCAGCTCCTGCCGTGTCAGCGGCAGGCTGGGGAACCCGGAGAAGCTATAGGGGGAGTTGAGGCTGCCGCCCTTCACGGAGTCGGACGTCATGTTCACCGGATGCCGCCGGGGACGCAGCCCGTGGCTGACGCCCTGCCGCTCCAGGAAGCGCTGCAGCGTGCCGGGATCCAGACCGGCCTCGTCACCGGACCCGAGGATCTCCTCCGGTGGCTCGATGACGCGCCCCGCGAGCTGCGCCAACTCGTCCGACCCGGGCGATTCCCGGGCGAGGAAACGCACCAGAACATCGTCGATGTGTCGCTGAGTCCCCGACCAGCCCGCGCCGAACATCGCGGTGCCCAGCGTGAACCAACCGCCCCGCGCGGGCCCCAACAGTCCCTTTACCCGCAGGCCGGCCCCGCCCGACTCCGCGAGGCTCGCTGCCCACACCACGCACGCATATCTCAGATACACGCGCAACGCACCGTCGTCGCCCCGCTCCTGCGCCATGGCCTTGGCCACCACGTCGAGGACTGCCTGGGGCACATATGCGTGCACCAACTCCTGCTGTTCCAGCCAGCGCAACCCTTGCGTGCGGCGGGTGGCCCGCTTCCCGTACCAGGGAATTCCGCCGTGCACGAAGCGGATGTGCTCCGCGAGCCGCTCAGGCACCCCTGAAGGGGTGGCGCCAGCCGTGTCCGCGGCCGGGCCAGTGGAACCAGCCGCGCTGATGGCTGACGGCTCCGCCGGCTGCGGCAAGAACACGCCCGTGCCGCCGGCGGGCAGCAGCTCCCCGCCGGAGCCGAGGAGGATCCGCTTGCCGCGCAGTGCACGGCCGCCGTCCGCGAGGCAGAGTGGCAGGTCGGAGTAGAAGTCCGCCCACGTATCTAGCTCCGTACGGCCGGTGTGCAACGCTGTAGCAAGCCGCTCCGCCCAGTCCGCGAGCTCCTGGGCGTACGGACCAAAGCGCAGGCCGTGCCGTTGGCCGAGCATCTCCAAACGGTGCAGCCGCGTCGGATGGAGCTCCGGGTCGACGAGATCCTCGACGCCCGCCGCAGCCAGCGCCTCCGGAGTGAACACCCTCGCCTTCTCGGGCTTCTGCCACACGAAGCCGCACGCGAGGGACGTGTGGTCACCGGCCGGGTGAAGCACCGGCAGGAAAGCGACCTTGTCGAGCTGTTGGCCCAATACTCGCATCGCGGCCTCCAGCCGGTGCACCTGAGGCGCGCTCCAGCACAACAAGTCGACGAGCGCGGCCGACGGAATCAGCCTGCGAGCCTCTCCGGGCAGCAGCGCCGCCAGCGCGCA
This window harbors:
- a CDS encoding Shedu anti-phage system protein SduA domain-containing protein, translating into MQEFLELHPCFLPGATDNIGPGGHHGPSFSAVIRQPPLKGLGPTRVPDFMWVRRDTGAIRPICIEIESPRKTWFNKGSRTPTAELTQAIDQLTEWKVWFSSPENQLIFAKTYAPRCSHRPVEPQFVLVYGRDSEFRAATSPHDNPDYMRQKRDHMPRDREHYYTYDQLAPEREAADYATLTYQVDAWSLHSVPPTFSTGYHITDMGEAIRDPSEGLSRPDLMSPERRAYIVERWEYWRKIAFSRHDYFIAVGRE
- a CDS encoding ROK family glucokinase, producing MSTYRDFAHRGSARATVLRTVGTRERRSHLSAPRVPTVGIDIGGTKVMAGVVDADGVILEKVRTETPDKSKSAKVVEDTIVELVLDLSDRHDVHAVGIGAAGWVDADRSTVLFAPHLAWRNEPLRDAISARLAVPVLVDNDANTAAWAEWRFGAGRGEDHLVMITLGTGIGGAILEDGQVKRGKYGVAGEFGHMQVVPGGHRCPCGNRGCWEQYSSGNALVREARELAAADSPVAYSLIERVGGNIHEITGPLITELAREGDAMCVELLQDIGQWLGVGIANLAAALDPSCFVIGGGVSAADDLLIGPARDAFKRHLTGRGYRPEARIAKAQLGPEAGMVGAADLARLVARRFRRANRRRVERYERYERYAQAIRTTTQGPQ
- a CDS encoding sacsin N-terminal ATP-binding-like domain-containing protein, with the protein product MSWRDVVLRQSLVEARGYLADVASGRSTGELKALVEEMITPGYEGRVLIELLQNAHDAHPANRRSGQIEFLLCEDEGEHGVLHVANGGRPFSDRDFTGVCTVGLSPKSPDEGIGHKGIGFKSVLQLTDAPEVYSVSRQDARTFDGFCFRFAQPADFDWIAEQVAPGNPAAAQQLRDGVSSLKLPVPVDDVPERVRSFRRRGFVTAIRLPLRSAQAREEVERQLAELTSSQAPFELFLHRLAKVTITRRGGKDKNRTRPETYERKVRTLVSADGLRVQEVVLRRRMRLIVVQTQVDEDTARAAIERAVDARVMSKVWSSWRGAAEVSVAVPAGDPLDSGRLYAFLPMADEAPCPVPGFVNAPFFTTFERRSFSEAVPWNALLLDAAAHACALAALLPGEARRLIPSAALVDLLCWSAPQVHRLEAAMRVLGQQLDKVAFLPVLHPAGDHTSLACGFVWQKPEKARVFTPEALAAAGVEDLVDPELHPTRLHRLEMLGQRHGLRFGPYAQELADWAERLATALHTGRTELDTWADFYSDLPLCLADGGRALRGKRILLGSGGELLPAGGTGVFLPQPAEPSAISAAGSTGPAADTAGATPSGVPERLAEHIRFVHGGIPWYGKRATRRTQGLRWLEQQELVHAYVPQAVLDVVAKAMAQERGDDGALRVYLRYACVVWAASLAESGGAGLRVKGLLGPARGGWFTLGTAMFGAGWSGTQRHIDDVLVRFLARESPGSDELAQLAGRVIEPPEEILGSGDEAGLDPGTLQRFLERQGVSHGLRPRRHPVNMTSDSVKGGSLNSPYSFSGFPSLPLTRQELLNWRWTAVHWSGRRELYSTVSYHPQQSLCTLPGQSDYGDFDDDSRKLYAELILHGLSSWPDTVLETTYTGGSDRHGTRWPTPLAGFLAQAPWIPQQDPRPEAGQTAASRFADASSAWWWSGEGAPPEYLTTAPASLLARATDRVRVRLALLGVRSWDDPETALARLDHLAELVLSTPSLRHGRLGHLVRKANEKAWGDLLPAHGPAPTAFGEVTDLVVSCEGALEAVGERTELERERSAEQDEAVPKDGLADEDHQPETVYVPDDQGAIERRLLDAVAVPVLPIGAGLLADRVNSYLRRRTSFPTCRTSAAVVEVLADGLPLDDASGDPLTEVAGPWLATLVAGLVEFDAERAWRLTDVSPALITRRIGACRLVRATHTVQYVDGHAVPSETAERSLFQATPEQGLVVTVHPDGGQAPEWEILQYAAPAVAVLVGAPVLSERLQLTLFKLAQRCAEPGDVGDVDLADVLRVPVGKLEAVLSDRSSVRSGSARLVPLLACVDAAHAEELQRRQETFHDRAQLHDWLASQVDPKTARTLMRLIDDDDWQRRLTTLGVELTDANRAWRSLGLAPVHNRAGHARQFAHWLQQNRAGLVDRVRDAFIPAYRAGSALEVYVKLRELPGLESAPEWLDIYWNVPIDVFCAHAEAWARAHLPTLSPAQSKQPGKDGASTRPVAELRDASMGVLHEQLPRLRALLDTWVRLHGDGGRAHGLPSVEEVARAMDAQGLLDFERLRKQRLTRWLSDHGYWPDGMPLTYPSADLGLDPSQAAGQSVPPGLVTGARPLAAGPHVVLSGKRLPIGRDDLRTLAREVAADVTEDQLAVSPTPLASLPPTIPRSRRERGESSEGYTVAPVDPATKLAIGLAGEKVVGAWLHRHYGVPEQESWRSGLRSHVYPDGIGDDRLGYDFRITTPERTLYFEAKASTGADGEIQLGESEVDRARALKPDETYIIVYVSHVLDGARRRITPLPNPFGAPGLAGYRLVGNALRLRFTLPSMY